In Puniceicoccales bacterium, the following proteins share a genomic window:
- a CDS encoding class I fructose-bisphosphate aldolase has product MNKHIIDFIDGDKHKLVEHKCTAIKKSDLHLPGPDYIDRILVHSDRPTTVLNNFARILNSGRLAGTGYTSILPVDQGIEHSAGASFAPNPLYFDPENIVKLAIEGGCNAVASTIGCLGLLSRKYAHRIPFVVKLNHNELLTYPNKHDQIYFGSVSQAYNLGAAAIGATIYFGSDESTRQIQETTKAFEYAHELGLVTILWCYLRNSAFSTKEKDYHTAADLTGQANHLGVTIEADIIKQKLPTTNGGFRDLKFGKTHDDVYDKLTSNNPIDLTRYQVANCYMGKIGLINSGGASGKNDFQEAVMTAIINKRAGGSGLICGRKAFQRSLKDGIALLNTIQDVYLEKSITVA; this is encoded by the coding sequence ATGAACAAGCATATTATAGATTTCATAGATGGGGACAAACACAAATTAGTTGAGCATAAATGTACGGCGATTAAAAAATCGGATCTACATCTGCCTGGCCCAGATTATATCGACAGAATTCTTGTTCATTCCGACCGGCCAACCACTGTTCTGAATAACTTTGCCAGAATCCTAAACTCAGGTCGGCTAGCCGGCACCGGCTATACTTCGATTCTGCCCGTGGATCAGGGCATAGAACATTCGGCCGGAGCGAGTTTTGCACCAAACCCTCTGTATTTTGATCCGGAGAATATAGTTAAACTGGCCATTGAAGGTGGTTGCAATGCCGTGGCATCTACGATTGGATGCCTGGGATTGCTGAGCAGAAAATATGCCCACAGGATACCGTTTGTTGTAAAACTCAATCATAACGAACTACTTACCTACCCTAATAAGCACGATCAGATATACTTTGGCAGCGTCAGCCAGGCCTATAACCTGGGAGCCGCAGCCATAGGTGCCACCATTTATTTTGGATCCGATGAATCCACCAGGCAAATCCAGGAAACCACCAAGGCCTTCGAATATGCCCATGAGCTTGGCCTGGTAACAATCCTGTGGTGTTATCTGCGAAACTCAGCCTTTTCCACAAAGGAAAAAGACTACCACACAGCGGCAGACCTAACCGGCCAGGCAAACCATCTTGGCGTAACAATCGAGGCTGATATAATAAAACAAAAGCTTCCCACAACCAACGGTGGCTTCAGGGACCTAAAATTTGGTAAAACCCACGATGATGTATATGACAAATTGACCAGCAATAATCCCATCGATTTGACCCGTTATCAAGTGGCAAACTGCTATATGGGTAAAATTGGTCTTATAAACTCCGGCGGTGCTTCGGGTAAAAATGATTTCCAGGAAGCCGTTATGACAGCAATAATAAATAAAAGAGCCGGCGGTTCCGGTCTAATCTGTGGCAGAAAAGCCTTCCAGCGATCGCTGAAAGACGGGATTGCTCTGTTAAACACAATTCAGGATGTGTACCTAGAAAAGTCCATAACAGTTGCCTAG
- the ppdK gene encoding pyruvate, phosphate dikinase, whose translation MAPKNYIFEFGIKTDGDASMKSIIGGKGANLAEMAKIGLPVPPGFTIPTEVCMEYYSNGKKLPEPVWQQVLLAIKNVEKQQDKLFGDKANPLLFSVRSGARESMPGMMDTILNLGLNDETVEGLAKNTNNQRFAQDCYRRFIQMYGDVVMGVHAKDEHSRDPFEIIIDKAKAKANVSDDTQLSQEDLIEIIKEYKALIRSTTGREFPQDIYEQLSGAIGAVFESWHNERAIIYRRKYNIPAEWGTAVNVQSMVFGNRGDDCATGVAFTRNPATGEKVFYGEYLINAQGEDVVAGIRTPQPIAGLKQDMPGVYEQLVKVCQTLEDHFKDMQDFEFTVQQGKLYMLQTRNGKRTGMAAVRIAVEMVGENRITKEMALTRIAAESISSLLVPVFDPNGKKAVKKIAQGLAAGPGAASGKVYFSAKTAEEAHARGEKAILCRIETSPEDIRGMLASEGILTTRGGVSSHAALVARQMGKVCVCGAGALHMDYSAKTISVGETIIKEGEYLSIDGTSGEVFIGQVTTIPSEVNRVLAGAMQAEESYTFRLFDTVMNWADQYRKLDIRTNADTPEQAAMAVALGAKGIGLCRTEHMFFQGDRIDFMREMILADCTEDRQRALDKLQPLQRGDFEGIFRAMKGFPVTIRLLDPPLHEFLPNTQDTQAALAKKLNIPEDKVRSRVQALHELNPMLGHRGCRLGVTYPEITTMQATAIFEATASVIQSGTAVNPEIMVPLVAYKEELDSQVTLIHQAAKAVMQKTGLDIKYTVGTMIELPRAALLADKIAETAEFFSFGTNDLTQTALGMSRDDSGTFLPEYIEQEIIKTNPFASIDSEGVGQLIQLACERGKATRPNIKIGICGEHGGDPASIMFWHRIGLAYTSCSPNRVPIARIAAAQANLMAK comes from the coding sequence ATGGCTCCAAAAAATTATATATTTGAATTCGGAATTAAAACCGATGGCGACGCTTCTATGAAGAGCATCATTGGTGGCAAAGGTGCCAATCTCGCCGAAATGGCAAAGATCGGGTTACCGGTACCTCCAGGGTTTACTATACCAACCGAAGTCTGCATGGAATACTATTCCAATGGCAAAAAGCTACCTGAACCGGTATGGCAACAGGTTCTGTTGGCTATAAAAAATGTAGAAAAACAGCAGGACAAGCTATTTGGAGATAAAGCTAATCCACTACTATTTTCTGTCAGATCTGGTGCTCGAGAATCCATGCCAGGTATGATGGACACAATCCTTAACCTTGGATTAAATGACGAAACCGTCGAAGGACTTGCTAAAAATACCAATAACCAGAGATTTGCCCAGGACTGCTATAGAAGATTCATTCAAATGTACGGCGATGTGGTGATGGGTGTCCATGCCAAGGATGAACACTCCAGAGATCCATTCGAAATAATAATAGACAAGGCCAAAGCCAAGGCGAACGTTTCCGATGACACCCAGCTGTCCCAGGAAGATTTGATCGAAATAATAAAGGAATACAAGGCATTGATCCGTAGCACTACGGGCAGAGAATTCCCCCAGGATATCTACGAACAACTCAGTGGTGCCATTGGAGCAGTGTTCGAATCCTGGCATAATGAACGGGCCATAATCTATAGAAGAAAATATAACATTCCGGCCGAATGGGGTACGGCGGTGAATGTGCAATCCATGGTGTTTGGCAACAGGGGTGACGATTGTGCCACCGGCGTTGCTTTCACGAGAAATCCGGCCACCGGTGAAAAAGTATTTTATGGAGAATATCTAATCAATGCCCAGGGGGAAGACGTGGTTGCCGGCATAAGAACACCACAGCCCATTGCAGGTCTCAAACAGGATATGCCAGGGGTATATGAACAGCTGGTAAAAGTATGCCAAACCCTTGAAGATCATTTCAAGGATATGCAGGACTTCGAGTTCACCGTCCAGCAGGGCAAACTGTATATGCTGCAGACTCGCAATGGCAAAAGAACCGGCATGGCCGCCGTTAGAATTGCCGTCGAAATGGTCGGAGAAAACAGAATAACCAAGGAAATGGCTCTGACTCGCATAGCAGCTGAATCGATTTCATCTCTACTGGTGCCGGTCTTCGATCCAAACGGTAAGAAAGCCGTAAAGAAAATAGCCCAGGGTCTAGCAGCGGGCCCAGGAGCCGCCTCAGGAAAGGTATATTTTTCGGCAAAAACGGCCGAAGAGGCCCACGCTAGAGGTGAAAAAGCCATACTTTGCAGGATCGAAACATCTCCCGAGGATATAAGAGGAATGCTAGCCTCGGAAGGTATCTTAACCACCCGCGGCGGAGTAAGTTCTCACGCAGCACTGGTGGCAAGACAAATGGGAAAAGTATGCGTTTGTGGAGCCGGTGCGCTCCATATGGATTACTCGGCAAAAACCATTTCCGTCGGCGAAACAATAATAAAGGAAGGCGAATATCTATCCATCGACGGAACTTCCGGAGAGGTATTTATTGGCCAGGTCACCACCATACCTTCCGAAGTAAATCGGGTGTTAGCCGGCGCAATGCAGGCTGAAGAGAGCTACACATTCAGGCTGTTCGACACAGTGATGAATTGGGCTGATCAATATCGCAAATTAGATATACGAACCAATGCAGATACGCCGGAACAGGCCGCCATGGCAGTGGCATTGGGTGCCAAAGGCATAGGTCTTTGCAGAACCGAGCATATGTTTTTTCAGGGAGATCGTATCGATTTTATGCGTGAGATGATTCTGGCCGATTGTACCGAGGACAGGCAACGGGCTTTGGATAAACTACAACCGCTGCAACGTGGCGACTTCGAAGGCATTTTCAGGGCAATGAAAGGCTTCCCGGTGACAATTCGTCTGCTAGATCCGCCTCTGCATGAATTTTTACCAAATACTCAAGATACTCAAGCTGCTTTGGCTAAAAAACTTAACATTCCTGAAGATAAAGTCCGCAGTCGGGTTCAGGCATTGCATGAATTAAATCCTATGCTAGGCCATCGAGGCTGCCGTCTCGGCGTAACCTACCCGGAAATAACAACCATGCAGGCCACAGCCATCTTTGAAGCCACAGCCAGTGTCATTCAAAGCGGCACAGCGGTGAATCCGGAAATAATGGTTCCTCTGGTCGCCTATAAAGAAGAACTTGATTCTCAGGTAACGCTAATCCATCAGGCTGCCAAGGCCGTGATGCAAAAAACCGGCCTGGATATCAAATATACCGTAGGCACAATGATAGAACTGCCGAGAGCCGCATTGCTAGCAGATAAAATAGCCGAAACAGCAGAATTTTTCAGTTTTGGTACAAATGATTTGACCCAAACAGCCCTGGGTATGAGCCGCGACGATTCCGGCACATTTCTTCCGGAATATATTGAACAGGAAATAATAAAAACGAATCCATTTGCATCGATAGATAGCGAAGGCGTAGGACAGCTAATCCAGCTTGCCTGCGAGCGTGGTAAAGCAACCAGGCCAAATATAAAAATTGGTATCTGTGGTGAACATGGCGGAGATCCAGCATCTATCATGTTCTGGCATCGCATTGGTCTGGCCTATACAAGCTGCTCACCAAATCGAGTTCCCATTGCAAGAATCGCCGCAGCCCAGGCCAATCTCATGGCTAAATAG
- a CDS encoding ATP-dependent Clp protease proteolytic subunit, which produces MNPVRFCEDDDECCHNNYNKIIDSMIQKKFLEERKVFLWGAIEDSSAKDITEKLLYLELTDPGKKIQFFMNTPGGSITAGMAIYDTMKLMTSPIQIIVTGLAASMGSILLCVPKKGSRFLYRNARVLIHQPLITGRIVAPAVDIDIQAQEMEKTRDEMNKILSDASGQPMEKIRKDTDRDFYMNAKEAIEYGLADAIIDKLW; this is translated from the coding sequence ATGAATCCCGTTAGATTTTGCGAAGATGATGACGAATGTTGTCATAATAATTACAACAAAATCATCGATTCGATGATACAAAAAAAATTTCTTGAAGAAAGAAAGGTATTCCTTTGGGGCGCTATCGAAGACAGTTCGGCCAAAGACATAACGGAAAAACTTTTGTATCTTGAACTTACTGATCCTGGGAAAAAAATACAATTTTTTATGAATACGCCCGGAGGATCGATCACCGCTGGCATGGCCATCTACGATACGATGAAATTGATGACTTCGCCGATCCAGATAATCGTGACCGGCCTCGCTGCTAGCATGGGCTCAATATTACTATGTGTACCAAAAAAAGGCAGCAGATTTCTATACCGCAACGCTAGAGTCCTAATCCATCAACCACTCATAACCGGAAGGATTGTTGCACCGGCTGTTGACATAGATATCCAGGCCCAGGAGATGGAAAAAACTCGGGATGAGATGAATAAAATATTATCAGATGCTTCGGGCCAGCCAATGGAAAAAATACGTAAGGACACCGATAGAGATTTTTATATGAATGCCAAGGAAGCCATAGAATACGGTCTAGCCGACGCAATCATAGATAAATTATGGTAA
- a CDS encoding DNA-directed RNA polymerase subunit omega — translation MRDDYLQTAQNIIEDPMILINIVSKRVRQLRFGATPFIDSLESLRVEDIVLREIIEGKISYELGQDD, via the coding sequence ATGAGAGATGATTATTTGCAGACGGCACAAAATATAATTGAAGATCCGATGATATTGATAAATATCGTATCTAAGCGGGTCCGCCAATTGAGGTTTGGTGCAACTCCTTTTATAGATTCTCTGGAGAGTCTTAGGGTTGAAGACATAGTACTTAGGGAAATAATAGAAGGAAAAATTTCCTATGAGTTGGGCCAGGATGACTAG
- the smpB gene encoding SsrA-binding protein SmpB, translating to MVFLVLKHNSDKFFEIRNRKLHREYEVSSVYEAGVVLLGTEVKSVKAGCAEINDSFVMVDRAGFLLLCNARIDEYKFGNYANHEVCRKRRLLLHAREIRKIRAGIEKDGISVVPSRMYLKNGLIKVELALGKGKKLYDKRADLKAKTIKRETDRFLLNR from the coding sequence GTGGTGTTTCTAGTGTTGAAGCATAACAGTGATAAGTTTTTTGAAATAAGGAACAGGAAGCTGCACCGAGAATACGAAGTCAGTTCAGTCTATGAAGCTGGGGTAGTTCTTTTAGGTACCGAAGTAAAATCTGTGAAAGCCGGTTGTGCTGAGATCAATGATTCGTTTGTAATGGTGGACAGAGCTGGTTTTTTATTGCTATGTAATGCGCGTATCGATGAGTACAAATTTGGCAATTATGCCAACCATGAGGTTTGCCGGAAGCGCAGATTGTTATTACATGCCAGAGAGATACGTAAAATTCGAGCCGGCATAGAGAAGGACGGTATCAGTGTGGTGCCGTCGCGTATGTACCTAAAAAATGGCCTCATAAAGGTTGAACTGGCTCTGGGTAAAGGCAAGAAGCTCTATGATAAAAGAGCGGACCTAAAGGCAAAGACCATCAAACGGGAAACCGATAGATTTTTGCTAAATAGATAG
- a CDS encoding RDD family protein: MLSKNNIRFIPATLNNRAWAFNIDCLVIGLISIPFLRDKMPDLSALMPDTSALLKADDLNVIAKNLTEPFQGIMIISIIISIIYFSISEILSHGSTLGKRLMKIKTIDINDPASSPSALQTLIRSSLKCITAFYCIDITNITICALSSTNFFFGLISATGSFGYDMISRTVVVKYDYYECCPVEKNHNNAD, translated from the coding sequence ATGCTGAGCAAGAACAATATTAGGTTTATACCAGCTACCCTAAACAACAGGGCCTGGGCTTTTAATATAGACTGTTTAGTGATAGGCCTTATCTCCATTCCTTTTCTTAGAGACAAAATGCCAGATTTGTCTGCCCTAATGCCCGATACATCCGCACTGCTCAAAGCAGACGATCTAAACGTGATAGCAAAAAATCTAACCGAGCCATTTCAGGGCATAATGATCATAAGCATCATAATTAGCATTATATATTTCAGCATCAGTGAAATATTGAGCCATGGATCGACCCTAGGCAAGAGACTCATGAAGATAAAAACCATTGACATCAACGACCCAGCCTCGAGTCCATCGGCGTTACAAACATTGATACGATCTAGCCTTAAGTGTATTACGGCTTTCTATTGCATAGACATAACCAATATAACAATCTGTGCGTTATCATCGACAAACTTCTTCTTTGGGCTGATCTCGGCCACAGGTTCCTTCGGCTACGACATGATTTCAAGGACTGTGGTGGTGAAATATGACTACTACGAATGCTGCCCGGTTGAAAAAAATCACAACAACGCTGATTGA